A genomic window from Polaribacter gangjinensis includes:
- the ybeY gene encoding rRNA maturation RNase YbeY, protein MTTFNYETDFELSDEVALETWVEMIISNKGFEPGEINFIFCDDEYLHRLNVEFLQHDTLTDVISFDNSLGKLISGDIFISVERVKENASDFNVTFDEELHRVMIHGILHFLGFKDKTPEDEKLMRQEENNALSLLNN, encoded by the coding sequence ATGACAACGTTTAATTACGAAACTGATTTTGAACTTTCTGATGAAGTTGCATTAGAAACTTGGGTTGAAATGATAATTTCAAACAAAGGATTTGAACCTGGTGAAATCAATTTTATATTTTGTGATGATGAATATTTACATCGTTTAAATGTTGAGTTTTTACAACACGATACTTTAACGGATGTGATTAGTTTTGATAATTCTTTAGGAAAATTAATTTCAGGAGATATTTTTATTTCTGTTGAAAGAGTAAAAGAAAATGCGTCAGATTTCAATGTTACTTTTGACGAAGAATTACACAGAGTAATGATTCATGGGATTTTGCATTTTTTGGGTTTTAAAGATAAAACTCCAGAAGATGAAAAATTGATGAGACAAGAAGAAAATAACGCTTTGTCTTTATTAAACAATTGA